In Carya illinoinensis cultivar Pawnee chromosome 9, C.illinoinensisPawnee_v1, whole genome shotgun sequence, the following are encoded in one genomic region:
- the LOC122276707 gene encoding protein trichome birefringence-like, producing MAEAKKYIPIAGGSLISDVKTLFPILKTRRTAVLVYGFVFAFVAFTVFLAFSPSSNSASPWFINVFGGSSTNSSMGSASDSDRSQFSSIFSNFFPDNSSAQQQVDNFSPPPPQNSTSRSSNTTSQSPNLTEEPSTVKNNTQRSVNSGKGKLPNSNQSKIVAPEAPVASNHSASLPVNSAPNVDKESLLGRNQTQSSENSDKLKVLKPNQTTIPALKAPVAPNQSAILPVKSNSSEKSNSGKEVKDFLGKGEMSNNTAWLSKKQRNETKPGVSAKHGNDSLVESLMNCDLFDGEWVRDDLYPLYKPGSCSLIDEQFNCILNGRPDKDYQKMKWKPRGCHLPRLDGSLLLNLLRGKRLAFVGDSLNRNMWESLVCILRNSVKDQSNVYEANGRHHFRGEASYSFIFKDYNCSVEFFVTPFLVQEWEMPGKNGMKKETLRLDLVGRSSYQYKDADFIIFNTGHWWTHEKTSKGKNYYQEGSHVYGELNVDEAFRKALTTWARWIDANINPLKSLVFFRGYSETHFSGGQWNSGGQCDQETQPIKNETYLRPYLHKMMVLEKILRGMKTHVTYMNITRMTDFRKDGHPSIYRKQKLSEEERRSPLRFQDCSHWCLPGVPDAWNEILFAELLVERHKKQQQRKKS from the exons ATGGCCGAGGCTAAAAAGTACATCCCCATCGCCGGCGGGAGCCTGATCTCAGACGTCAAGACCCTCTTCCCCATCCTCAAAACCAGAAGAACCGCTGTTTTGGTATATGGGTTCGTGTTTGCTTTTGTTGCTTTCACTGTTTTTTTAGCCTTCAGTCCCTCATCCAACTCTGCCTCTCCTTGGTTCATCAACGTTTTCGGTGGTAGTAGTACCAATAGTAGTATGGGTTCAGCAAGTGACTCTGACAGATCTCaattctcttctattttctcaaacttcttcCCCGACAATTCATCCGCACAACAGCAAGTTGACAActtttctcctcctcctccacaaAACAGTACCTCTAGATCTAGTAATACCACATCTCAATCTCCTAATCTCACTGAAGAACCTTCCACTGTGAAAAACAATACTCAACGTTCAGTGAATTCTGGTAAGGGTAAACTCCCAAACTCAAATCAATCTAAAATTGTTGCTCCGGAGGCTCCGGTGGCTAGCAATCACAGTGCAAGTCTGCCGGTGAATTCGGCTCCTAATGTGGATAAAGAATCACTTCTTGGGAGAAATCAAACTCAAAGTTCAGAAAATTCTGATAAACTGAAAGTTTTGAAGCCAAATCAGACTACCATACCCGCCCTTAAAGCTCCGGTGGCTCCAAATCAGAGTGCGATTCTGCCTGTGAAATCAAATTCTTCCGAGAAGAGCAATTCTGGGAAAGAAGTGAAAGATTTTTTAGGGAAGGGTGAGATGTCGAATAATACGGCTTGGCTATCGAAGAAACAGAGAAACGAGACTAAACCAGGAGTGTCGGCGAAGCACGGGAACGATAGTTTGGTGGAGTCTTTGATGAATTGCGATTTATTTGATGGGGAATGGGTGAGAGACGATTTGTATCCGCTTTACAAACCCGGTTCTTGCTCGCTTATCGATGAGCAGTTCAATTGTATTCTTAACGGCAGGCCCGATAAAGATTACcagaaaatgaaatggaaacCCAGGGGATGCCATCTCCCAAG GTTGGACGGAAGTCTCTTGTTGAATTTGTTGAGAGGCAAGCGGCTAGCTTTTGTAGGTGATTCTCTGAATAGGAATATGTGGGAATCTCTTGTTTGCATCTTGAGGAACTCGGTAAAAGATCAGAGTAACGTTTATGAAGCAAATGGGAGACACCATTTTCGTGGGGAAGCTTCTTACTCTTTCATATTCAAA GATTATAACTGCTCTGTAGAGTTCTTTGTAACTCCTTTCTTAGTTCAAGAATGGGAAATGCCAGGCAaaaatggaatgaagaaggaaacaCTTCGGCTTGATTTAGTGGGGAGATCTTCTTATCAATATAAAGACGCCGATTTCATTATCTTTAACACCGGACACTGGTGGACTCATGAAAAAACTTCCAAAGG GAAAAACTATTATCAAGAAGGCAGCCATGTCTACGGTGAACTGAATGTTGATGAAGCATTTAGAAAAGCTTTAACTACATGGGCCAGATGGATTGATGCCAATATAAATCCATTAAAGTCTCTGGTCTTCTTCAGAGGTTATTCTGAAACCCATTTCAG tgGTGGACAGTGGAATTCTGGTGGGCAATGCGACCAGGAGACTCAGCCTATTAAGAATGAAACATATCTGAGGCCATATCTACATAAGATGATGGTTTTGGAGAAAATTCTTAGAGGGATGAAAACTCATGTCACCTACATGAATATTACAAGAATGACAGATTTCAGGAAGGATGGCCACCCTTCAATATATCGGAAGCAGAAGTTGTCGGAGGAGGAACGGAGATCACCACTTAGGTTTCAGGACTGCAGCCACTGGTGCCTTCCCGGTGTACCTGATGCATGGAATGAGATTCTCTTCGCTGAGCTTCTCGTTGAACGGCACAAGAAGCAACAACAGCGGAAGAAATCTTAG
- the LOC122275242 gene encoding homeobox-leucine zipper protein HOX11: MELALSLGDAPKPFAFLDKTTKLSNNGTLGFCMGVGSGFSGRSDEKRDTREIGDRREVIRSGEGDKKISSDPPVQLDLLPFSPVPRSQPPAQLRFPWLTDNLVSEPGSSDGMGRGLDVNRFPMAIAMDEVDDGADLSSPNSTVSSFQMDFSVRNRGRTKRDLDVETERASSRASDDDENGSTRKKLRLSKEQSAFLEESFKEHSTLNPKQKLALAKQLNLRPRQVEVWFQNRRARTKLKQTEVDCEYLKRCCETLTQENRRLQKELQELRALKTSQPFYMQLPATTLTMCPSCERVATTTSSSNATGTNTTTTTTNSAAALSLSKGRVYQVQPHMHHAHQPTS; the protein is encoded by the exons ATGGAGCTAGCTTTGAGTCTCGGTGATGCACCGAAGCCATTTGCGTTTCTTGACAAAACCACGAAGTTGTCAAACAATGGTACTCTAGGGTTCTGCATGGGTGTTGGAAGTGGTTTCAGTGGAAGATCAGACGAGAAAAGAGACACCCGTGAGATTGGTGATAGGAGAGAAGTGATCAGATCAGGCGAGGGTGACAAAAAAATCTCTTCAGATCCACCTGTTCAGCTTGATCTTCTACCTTTCTCACCTGTTCCTCGCAGCCAGCCTCCAGCACAGCTTCGATTTCCTTGGCTTACTGATAACT TGGTGTCTGAACCGGGTTCGTCAGATGGCATGGGAAGAGGATTGGATGTAAATCGCTTCCCGATGGCGATAGCGATGGACGAGGTAGACGATGGGGCGGATCTGTCCTCTCCGAACAGTACAGTTTCCTCGTTTCAGATGGATTTCAGTGTTAGGAACCGTGGACGAACCAAGAGAGATTTGGACGTTGAGACTGAAAGAGCTAGTTCAAGAGCTAGTGATGATGACGAAAACGGATCTACTCGGAAGAAACTCAGACTCTCCAAAGAGCAATCTGCTTTCCTGGAGGAGAGTTTCAAAGAACACAGCACTCTCAACCCT AAGCAAAAGCTTGCTCTGGCAAAACAGTTAAATCTTCGTCCTCGACAGGTTGAAGTGTGGTTTCAGAACAGAAGAGCAAG GACGAAGCTAAAGCAAACAGAGGTAGATTGCGAGTACTTAAAGAGATGTTGTGAGACGTTGACACAGGAGAACAGGAGGTTACAAAAGGAGCTGCAGGAATTAAGAGCTTTGAAAACCTCTCAACCTTTCTACATGCAGCTCCCTGCCACAACTCTCACCATGTGCCCCTCGTGTGAGCGCGTAGCCACCACCACAAGCTCTTCCAATGCGACTGGTACCAACACCACAACCACCACCACAAACTCAGCTGCAGCCTTGTCGCTTTCAAAGGGTCGAGTATATCAAGTGCAACCTCACATGCACCATGCTCACCAGCCTACTTCTTGA
- the LOC122276519 gene encoding uncharacterized protein LOC122276519, with translation MSQETSDTMNLDLNLGPIPEPQSGSVPNDPLNLDDWVEDPSRLREAIRLRARQQRWRRWRPVHIPPEAQNISLELNQLMVNSGDRSTLQTGEGSGPAEDGINEIPKTCENNNGILENEISEKNIDVEKGSGNDGSFFDCNICLDLARNPVVTCCGHLFCWSCLYRWLHVHSDAKECPVCKGEVTIKSVTPIYGRGNNIHEPEEDSSLKIPLRPHARRIESLRQTLHRTAFFPVEEMIRRLGGRFDLSRDFIQPPEPDSTRETVDRTLLNRILTSRARREQNSVAPDVVDLTQSDMSSPEIGENRHVQSLLLRRSQSHRTSLHSALSSAERLVDAFLRNHPVGRNQEQTQPVDDRDSFSSIAAVINSESQVDTAMEIDSMVSLSTSSSRRRNDVSRGSDVDSGDSRAHRRRRLH, from the coding sequence ATGAGCCAGGAGACTTCTGATACAATGAATCTTGACTTGAACCTGGGTCCTATCCCCGAGCCTCAATCAGGCTCGGTACCTAATGACCCGTTGAATTTGGATGATTGGGTTGAAGATCCTTCTAGGCTTAGGGAAGCTATTAGGCTTAGAGCTCGACAGCAGCGGTGGAGGAGATGGCGGCCAGTTCACATTCCACCTGAAGCTCAGAACATTTCTTTGGAATTGAACCAATTGATGGTCAATTCTGGTGATAGGAGTACATTGCAGACAGGTGAGGGCAGTGGCCCTGCGGAAGATGGAATTAATGAGATTCCCAAAACGTGTGAAAATAACAATGGGATTTTAGAGAATGAGATATCAGAGAAAAACATCGATGTGGAAAAGGGTAGTGGCAATGATGGGAGCTTTTTTGACTGCAACATATGTTTGGACTTGGCTAGGAACCCTGTTGTGACTTGTTGTGGCCATTTATTTTGTTGGTCATGTCTATACCGATGGTTGCATGTCCATTCAGATGCAAAGGAATGCCCAGTATGTAAGGGAGAGGTGACAATCAAAAGTGTGACCCCAATCTATGGTCGTGGGAACAATATTCATGAGCCGGAGGAGGATTCCAGTCTGAAGATTCCTCTTAGGCCTCATGCACGACGGATTGAGAGCTTGAGGCAAACCCTTCATAGAACTGCATTTTTCCCTGTGGAGGAGATGATCCGTCGCCTTGGAGGTAGGTTTGATTTGTCCCGGGACTTTATTCAGCCACCAGAGCCTGACAGCACACGCGAAACAGTGGATAGAACCTTGTTGAATCGGATTTTGACATCTCGGGCTCGCAGAGAACAAAATTCAGTGGCTCCTGATGTAGTGGATTTAACACAGAGCGACATGAGTAGCCCTGAGATTGGAGAAAACCGCCACGTGCAGTCCCTTTTACTCCGAAGGTCACAATCTCATAGAACATCACTTCATTCTGCATTGAGTTCTGCTGAAAGGTTAGTTGATGCATTTTTGCGTAACCATCCTGTTGGTAGAAATCAAGAGCAGACCCAACCAGTTGATGATAGAGATTCTTTCTCAAGCATTGCCGCTGTTATAAATTCAGAAAGTCAGGTGGACACTGCTATGGAAATTGATTCCATGGTGTCCCTTTCAACATCATCTTCCCGAAGAAGAAATGATGTTTCAAGGGGTTCAGATGTGGATAGTGGAGATTCTCGTGCCCATAGAAGAAGACGGCtgcattga